A single window of Sulfurimonas crateris DNA harbors:
- the tmk gene encoding dTMP kinase has product MYIAIEGIDTAGKSTQIERLREHFKDAVITKEPGGTEIGKEIREMVLSTRAKSKRAEFLLFLADRAEHIKEVVEPNQGKLIISDRSAVSGVAYALVQKEIDKKDLVLLNNFATNGIYPSKIFLLKLSEDELRFRLSQKELDGIELRGVEYLLNIQEAIIEAAKLLDLELVTIDATRKIDTITSEILNNIN; this is encoded by the coding sequence ATGTACATTGCAATAGAGGGAATCGACACGGCGGGCAAAAGCACACAGATAGAGAGATTAAGAGAGCATTTCAAGGATGCGGTGATAACAAAAGAGCCAGGCGGTACTGAAATTGGCAAAGAGATCAGGGAGATGGTACTAAGTACAAGAGCAAAGAGCAAGAGAGCGGAGTTTTTGCTCTTTTTGGCAGACCGCGCAGAACATATCAAAGAGGTGGTTGAGCCAAACCAAGGCAAACTTATAATCTCAGACAGAAGCGCGGTAAGCGGAGTCGCTTATGCACTTGTTCAAAAAGAGATAGACAAAAAAGATCTGGTACTGCTAAACAACTTTGCGACAAACGGCATCTACCCCTCTAAAATATTCCTGCTAAAATTGAGTGAAGATGAGCTTAGGTTCAGACTCTCTCAAAAAGAGCTTGACGGGATCGAGCTAAGGGGAGTCGAGTATCTTTTAAATATTCAAGAAGCAATTATAGAGGCTGCAAAGCTCCTAGATCTGGAGCTTGTAACCATAGATGCAACAAGAAAAATAGATACTATAACAAGTGAGATATTAAATAATATAAACTAA
- a CDS encoding MOSC domain-containing protein, whose protein sequence is MSKKLGNLLFVKVGKVTKNKKLTSEKEFESGIKKYPVASAFMTKTGFRGDEVADLIHHGGETKAVLFFSTKTYEKLNRLSGNSFTYDDVAHYGENLLVDSIDESDICVGDILKVGDAIFEVSQPRQPCWKLSANTATKPITSIIYNNGLTGWYARVIQEGELKKGDDIELIKRAYPELSIEALNRVIVDPFSDKEVTLQAIKCPVLGEQFRDSLKGRAKLNDPKNEPFWYHSEPEE, encoded by the coding sequence ATGAGTAAGAAATTGGGGAATCTCTTATTTGTAAAAGTTGGAAAAGTCACAAAGAACAAAAAGCTGACAAGCGAAAAAGAGTTTGAGTCGGGTATAAAAAAGTATCCCGTCGCTAGTGCTTTTATGACAAAAACAGGCTTTAGAGGGGATGAAGTAGCAGACCTTATCCATCACGGCGGGGAGACCAAAGCGGTGCTATTTTTCTCGACAAAGACGTACGAGAAACTAAACAGACTAAGCGGCAACAGTTTTACATACGACGATGTCGCACACTACGGAGAGAATCTTTTAGTCGACTCCATTGATGAGTCGGATATCTGCGTAGGTGATATTTTAAAGGTCGGAGATGCGATATTTGAAGTCTCTCAGCCAAGACAGCCATGCTGGAAACTCTCCGCAAACACCGCAACCAAGCCGATAACAAGCATTATTTACAACAACGGTCTTACAGGATGGTACGCAAGAGTTATACAAGAGGGAGAGCTGAAAAAAGGCGACGATATTGAGCTTATAAAAAGAGCCTATCCGGAGCTTAGCATCGAGGCTTTAAACAGGGTCATAGTCGATCCCTTTAGTGACAAAGAAGTGACGCTTCAAGCCATAAAATGTCCGGTTTTAGGAGAGCAGTTCAGAGATTCGCTAAAGGGAAGAGCAAAGCTGAATGACCCGAAAAACGAGCCATTTTGGTATCATAGCGAACCAGAGGAGTAG
- a CDS encoding protoglobin domain-containing protein, whose protein sequence is MQQHQSLKEHYKFTKEEALILKELQPRMEELSNRFIEEFYDYIWGFGSTAKFLKNQKIIDYHREKIKAWFVNLFCGKYDLEYFTYLYKIGEIHVRIGLPTHYVNSAFTFVRTFIIKNLHENCENDRRSMMEIEAVEKIIDINLDTLTSSYREEELGKFLSLSKVEKTILSGLKRFNSYVNFFLAGSLALVAFFAIGLFGYDIYLLFFTDIGIEKGILTVLGSLLVLWAAIELIHEEINHLQGKGFAIGAFIMLAMAALIRKVLIYSLSSESGKELLIIGAVIVALAVAYWLVGAKRVVGVSTNKADSAFSS, encoded by the coding sequence ATGCAGCAGCACCAGAGCTTAAAAGAGCACTATAAGTTCACAAAAGAGGAGGCTCTTATATTAAAAGAGCTTCAACCAAGAATGGAGGAACTCTCAAACAGGTTTATAGAGGAGTTTTACGACTATATCTGGGGGTTTGGGTCAACTGCGAAGTTTCTAAAGAATCAAAAGATTATTGATTATCACAGAGAGAAGATAAAGGCATGGTTTGTAAATCTTTTTTGCGGAAAATATGATCTTGAATATTTTACATATCTCTACAAAATAGGCGAAATTCATGTGCGCATCGGGCTTCCTACACACTACGTAAACTCTGCTTTTACTTTTGTTAGGACTTTTATCATAAAAAATCTTCACGAAAACTGCGAGAACGACAGACGAAGCATGATGGAGATAGAAGCGGTAGAGAAGATCATAGATATAAATCTGGACACATTGACCAGTTCATACAGAGAAGAGGAGCTCGGAAAGTTCCTCTCACTCTCTAAGGTTGAAAAAACAATCTTATCAGGACTTAAAAGGTTCAACTCTTACGTAAATTTCTTTCTTGCGGGCTCTCTGGCTTTAGTGGCGTTTTTTGCAATCGGGCTTTTTGGGTACGACATCTATCTACTCTTTTTTACAGACATTGGGATAGAGAAGGGGATATTGACAGTCCTTGGAAGTCTACTCGTTCTTTGGGCGGCGATAGAGCTTATACATGAAGAGATAAATCATCTTCAAGGCAAAGGGTTCGCTATCGGAGCGTTTATAATGCTTGCTATGGCGGCACTTATTCGTAAGGTTCTTATCTACTCTTTATCATCAGAGAGCGGCAAAGAGCTTTTGATAATAGGCGCAGTAATAGTAGCCCTTGCAGTCGCATATTGGCTTGTTGGTGCCAAAAGAGTAGTCGGGGTCAGTACCAATAAAGCGGATAGTGCCTTTTCGAGTTAG
- the hisS gene encoding histidine--tRNA ligase: protein MIASLRGMNDILSEDYERFTYFIESASEIAKKYGFHFIETPLLEETALFKRSVGESSDIVGKEMYQFIDKGENDVCLRPEGTAGVVRAFIQKKLDRAGGIHRFFYHGAMFRYERPQKGRLRQFHQFGVESFGVESVYEDAAMIMMVSDILNKLGIGYRLQLNSLGCSECMPQYKDSLVDYIRKCQDGICIDCQRRVDTNPIRVLDCKNGSCQELYVEAPKITQNLCASCSSDFSALQKILDDNSIKYEVDSNLVRGLDYYSKTAFEFVSDEIGSQSAIAGGGRYDRLVEFLDGRPTPAVGFAMGIERLMELIKMPESKKEGYYMGAMDDEALQSVIKIAHQKRKTDTVVMDYKTKNLKNHLKAADKANAKYCAVIGSDEMKNKTIWVKNLEDKTENTIPIAEF, encoded by the coding sequence ATGATCGCTTCACTTAGGGGAATGAATGATATTTTAAGCGAGGATTATGAGAGATTTACATATTTCATAGAGAGCGCTTCAGAGATCGCTAAAAAATATGGTTTTCACTTTATTGAGACCCCTCTTTTGGAAGAGACCGCCCTTTTTAAGCGTTCTGTCGGCGAATCAAGCGACATTGTCGGCAAAGAGATGTACCAGTTCATAGACAAAGGCGAAAACGACGTCTGTCTTCGTCCTGAGGGAACGGCTGGGGTTGTTCGTGCGTTTATACAAAAAAAGCTAGACCGTGCAGGCGGAATTCACCGTTTTTTCTACCACGGAGCGATGTTTAGATATGAGAGACCGCAAAAAGGAAGACTAAGACAGTTCCACCAATTTGGCGTAGAGAGCTTTGGAGTTGAGAGCGTTTATGAAGATGCCGCTATGATTATGATGGTAAGCGATATTTTAAACAAGCTTGGAATCGGCTATAGACTGCAGCTCAACTCTCTTGGTTGCAGCGAGTGTATGCCTCAGTATAAAGACTCACTTGTGGACTATATCAGAAAGTGCCAAGACGGCATCTGCATCGACTGCCAAAGAAGAGTAGATACAAACCCGATAAGAGTGCTTGACTGTAAGAACGGCTCATGCCAAGAGCTCTACGTAGAGGCTCCAAAGATCACGCAAAACCTCTGTGCATCATGCAGCAGTGATTTTTCTGCACTGCAGAAGATATTGGATGATAACTCCATCAAGTACGAAGTAGATTCAAACCTTGTTAGAGGACTTGACTACTACTCAAAGACCGCATTTGAGTTTGTAAGTGATGAGATAGGAAGCCAAAGCGCGATCGCAGGCGGAGGACGCTATGACAGACTTGTCGAGTTTTTGGACGGACGCCCTACTCCTGCCGTGGGCTTTGCTATGGGCATCGAGAGACTTATGGAGCTTATAAAGATGCCAGAGTCCAAAAAAGAGGGCTACTACATGGGCGCAATGGATGATGAAGCATTGCAGAGCGTCATAAAGATTGCTCATCAAAAGAGAAAAACAGACACCGTTGTGATGGACTACAAAACTAAAAACCTTAAAAACCATCTAAAAGCGGCAGATAAGGCAAATGCAAAATATTGTGCAGTAATAGGATCAGACGAGATGAAAAACAAAACCATCTGGGTAAAGAACCTCGAAGACAAAACTGAAAATACTATACCGATAGCGGAGTTTTAA
- a CDS encoding FMN-binding glutamate synthase family protein, with protein MELIHTFWGFFIDFFELIMLIVLLFLLHLFIYDKYVQRNHALLINYPIIGRMRYLFEALREPLRQYFADESFYASRDKIEWVYKAAKDVPNYKSFSVSQPFEGSRFIIKHSSNVLNEDEVSEDVSVIFGKDRENPFISHSPIVRSAMSDGALSPEAVRAFSIAGARTNLTINTGEGSLTSNHLFTHKPDLENCEYLEIVKSTMLSEIVFKIVDKIFNRALALKAYRTILLHEKTQNTYIYDKASHVLFRVNWNAPLEAFPKEVPSDIPNMIFQMSSGLYGVRDKDGKFDELRYQKVMKFCRMTEIKIAQGAKQTGGKLAGSKVSADIAYYRGVDEGRDLFSPNRFPYADTTAHLFDFIEKLQDLSKKPVGFKIVISDADSVEEMAKELFKRKEADRSLPDFISLDSGEGGSATAPLELMESVGLTTNNALYVLDTILRRYGLRDDIKIIASGKILTPDDVIITMAMGADAVGIGRGFMMSGGCIRARMCSGFGSHVCPVGMATQDPKRRASYLVVKKGLEIGHYHNNLIKNMKVLLSVMGIKHISELNKRHLTFKNRSGEIYFDIDKYFHQKLHI; from the coding sequence ATGGAACTAATTCACACTTTCTGGGGCTTTTTCATAGACTTTTTTGAGCTTATAATGCTCATTGTACTTCTCTTTTTACTCCATCTCTTCATATATGACAAATATGTACAAAGAAACCACGCACTGCTTATAAACTACCCTATCATCGGCAGGATGCGCTACCTTTTTGAAGCGCTTAGAGAGCCGCTGCGCCAATACTTTGCAGATGAGTCGTTCTATGCCTCACGTGATAAGATCGAGTGGGTGTACAAAGCCGCAAAGGATGTTCCTAACTATAAATCATTCTCCGTATCTCAGCCGTTCGAGGGCTCCAGATTCATTATAAAACACTCCTCGAATGTCCTAAATGAGGATGAAGTAAGTGAAGACGTAAGCGTGATCTTCGGAAAAGATAGAGAAAATCCGTTTATATCACACTCGCCTATAGTCCGCTCCGCAATGAGTGACGGCGCGCTCAGCCCTGAAGCAGTACGTGCATTCTCAATAGCGGGAGCAAGAACAAATCTGACTATTAACACCGGAGAAGGCTCTCTTACGTCCAACCATCTATTTACTCATAAGCCTGACCTTGAGAACTGTGAGTATCTGGAGATCGTAAAAAGCACTATGCTCTCAGAGATTGTCTTTAAAATAGTTGATAAAATATTTAATCGTGCACTTGCACTAAAAGCCTACAGAACAATTCTGCTCCATGAAAAGACTCAAAACACGTACATCTACGACAAAGCTTCGCACGTACTCTTTCGCGTAAACTGGAATGCACCTCTGGAAGCGTTTCCAAAAGAGGTTCCTTCCGACATACCGAATATGATATTTCAGATGAGCTCGGGTCTTTACGGAGTCCGCGACAAAGATGGAAAGTTTGATGAGCTTAGATATCAAAAAGTTATGAAGTTCTGCCGCATGACGGAGATAAAAATAGCTCAGGGTGCGAAACAGACGGGCGGAAAACTTGCGGGCTCAAAAGTCTCGGCAGATATAGCATACTACAGAGGCGTAGATGAGGGAAGAGACCTCTTCTCTCCGAACCGTTTTCCTTATGCAGACACTACCGCACACCTTTTTGACTTTATAGAAAAACTTCAAGATCTCTCTAAAAAACCTGTCGGTTTTAAAATAGTTATCTCAGATGCAGATTCTGTGGAGGAGATGGCAAAAGAGCTCTTTAAAAGAAAAGAGGCTGACAGATCTCTGCCCGATTTTATCTCGCTTGACAGCGGCGAAGGCGGGAGTGCCACCGCTCCTCTTGAACTTATGGAGTCGGTCGGACTCACGACCAACAATGCTCTTTACGTACTCGACACAATCCTTAGAAGATACGGTTTAAGGGATGATATAAAGATCATAGCAAGCGGGAAGATATTGACTCCCGATGATGTTATAATCACTATGGCTATGGGTGCGGATGCAGTGGGGATAGGCAGAGGTTTTATGATGAGCGGCGGCTGTATCCGTGCTAGAATGTGTTCAGGCTTTGGCTCGCATGTATGCCCTGTCGGGATGGCAACGCAAGACCCAAAACGCAGAGCCTCTTACCTCGTTGTAAAAAAAGGTTTAGAGATAGGACACTATCACAACAATCTTATTAAAAATATGAAAGTTCTTCTCTCAGTTATGGGTATTAAGCATATATCCGAGCTTAACAAGAGGCATCTTACTTTTAAAAACAGAAGCGGTGAGATATATTTCGATATAGACAAATATTTTCATCAAAAATTACATATATAG